The proteins below are encoded in one region of bacterium:
- a CDS encoding Gfo/Idh/MocA family oxidoreductase, protein MADKLRIGIIGAGGISQLVHVPIVKKHPNAELVAIADLDLPKAASVAEKFKIPNFYRDPEKLLARDDIDAVHVNTPTNSHLAVTLAALSAGKHVLVEKPIARKAEEAYRMVEAAREADRTLMVAMNLRFRPDSMTLRKFVEGGELGHISASRARWLKKKDRWSRSPWLSNSRISGGGVFMDLGIQMLDVCLWVLGNPQVKRVSAHATRDRLGFRVEDTMIAFYMLDGNASLYLNVTWAFMADESDAQTIFSGTKGTAILNPLKITKEVQGSLVNVTPAGKPMRAQDLYRKSFELEIDHFYQSLLNGTVPISTGAEAAAVMELVEATYRATGESREVVIGES, encoded by the coding sequence GTGGCGGATAAATTGCGGATCGGGATCATTGGCGCGGGCGGAATTTCCCAACTCGTGCATGTTCCCATCGTCAAGAAACATCCCAATGCGGAACTGGTGGCAATCGCCGACCTCGATCTGCCCAAGGCCGCTTCGGTCGCGGAAAAATTCAAGATTCCCAACTTCTACCGCGATCCGGAAAAACTGCTCGCCCGCGACGATATCGACGCGGTGCACGTGAACACGCCCACCAACTCGCACCTTGCCGTGACGCTGGCAGCCCTCTCCGCCGGCAAACACGTGCTGGTGGAAAAGCCCATCGCCCGCAAAGCCGAGGAGGCTTATCGTATGGTGGAAGCCGCCCGGGAAGCGGACCGCACCCTGATGGTGGCGATGAACCTGCGCTTTCGTCCCGATTCGATGACCCTCCGCAAGTTCGTGGAAGGTGGCGAACTTGGGCACATCAGCGCGTCCCGTGCCCGCTGGCTGAAGAAGAAAGATCGCTGGTCCCGCAGTCCGTGGCTTTCCAACTCCCGGATTTCCGGTGGCGGTGTGTTCATGGATCTCGGGATTCAGATGCTCGATGTCTGTCTGTGGGTGCTCGGCAATCCGCAGGTCAAACGGGTGTCCGCCCATGCCACGCGGGACCGTCTCGGCTTCCGCGTCGAAGACACCATGATTGCCTTCTACATGCTGGATGGCAACGCGTCGTTGTATCTGAACGTCACTTGGGCCTTTATGGCCGATGAGAGCGACGCGCAGACGATTTTCAGCGGCACCAAGGGCACGGCCATCCTGAATCCCCTGAAGATCACCAAGGAGGTTCAAGGCAGCCTGGTCAATGTCACTCCCGCCGGCAAACCGATGCGCGCTCAGGATCTCTACCGCAAGTCGTTCGAACTGGAGATCGACCATTTCTACCAGTCGCTGCTGAATGGCACCGTTCCGATCTCCACGGGCGCCGAAGCGGCCGCGGTGATGGAACTGGTCGAAGCCACCTATCGCGCCACCGGCGAAAGCCGGGAAGTGGTTATCGGAGAATCCTGA
- the lnt gene encoding apolipoprotein N-acyltransferase translates to MSAPLGFLLSAVLGILSFPPVGIWPLSYVALIPFLASCVALPPKRARRWAYLGGFVFFAGLLYWLGLNSGAPPMLSAASVVVVVLILSTVWSITAGAVSLAARRFGLVTAMILFVVLYLFFEVFWGTGELGFPWALWGLTQIGFLPAAQLADLGDVYGLSLWVVSLNALLFLLWKIPARRKQIGLITALTFVVPLLYGIIRLSTFSFGPPVQVAAVQANTPVEEKWEMSAEDIAQSYLKTSAPLVGTGTRLVVWPETATPTPLRYRQWLSDELHTFCDGSNMTLLTGATDYEQDSVRGMVPLNSAFLIRPGTRELLSSAKIHLVPFGERIPAQKIFPFLHRLHLGQAEWEPGKSVVVFPPNNGIPASGCLICFEVVFPDLAADMTRGGARLLTTITNDGWYGNSSGPYQHLDLARLRAIAVRRSIVRSANTGISALILPTGAMSKTLGYNRAGEIHGTVPEQTEITLAAWLAHIWLPFYGAILLLTLVVLWIKVRHPRTSRPVL, encoded by the coding sequence GTGTCAGCACCTCTGGGATTTCTGCTCTCTGCCGTCTTAGGCATTCTCAGTTTTCCGCCCGTCGGGATTTGGCCCCTCTCCTATGTCGCGCTGATTCCCTTTCTTGCATCCTGCGTTGCCCTGCCGCCTAAACGCGCGCGCCGGTGGGCTTATCTCGGTGGATTCGTGTTTTTCGCCGGTCTGCTCTACTGGCTTGGCCTGAATAGCGGCGCTCCACCGATGCTATCCGCGGCGTCTGTGGTGGTGGTTGTGCTGATTCTCTCCACGGTTTGGAGCATCACGGCTGGCGCAGTCTCGTTGGCCGCCCGCCGTTTTGGTCTGGTGACGGCGATGATCCTCTTCGTCGTGCTTTATCTGTTCTTTGAAGTTTTCTGGGGAACGGGGGAATTGGGGTTCCCGTGGGCGCTCTGGGGGCTGACGCAAATCGGCTTCCTTCCCGCCGCGCAGCTCGCCGATCTGGGCGATGTTTACGGCCTGTCCCTCTGGGTGGTCAGCCTCAACGCGCTGCTCTTTCTCTTATGGAAAATTCCGGCGCGGCGGAAACAAATCGGCTTGATTACCGCTCTCACCTTTGTCGTCCCGCTTCTCTACGGAATCATCCGCCTTTCAACCTTCAGCTTCGGCCCACCTGTTCAAGTGGCGGCGGTGCAGGCCAACACCCCGGTCGAGGAGAAGTGGGAAATGTCTGCCGAAGACATCGCCCAAAGCTATCTGAAGACCTCCGCGCCGCTGGTCGGCACCGGCACACGCCTCGTGGTCTGGCCGGAAACGGCTACACCGACGCCGTTGCGCTACCGCCAATGGTTAAGCGACGAGCTGCACACCTTCTGCGATGGCAGCAACATGACGCTGCTGACCGGGGCAACCGATTATGAACAGGATTCCGTGCGCGGCATGGTGCCGTTAAACTCGGCCTTTCTGATTCGCCCCGGTACGCGTGAACTGCTGAGTTCCGCCAAGATTCATCTGGTGCCTTTCGGCGAGCGTATCCCCGCGCAGAAGATATTTCCCTTTCTGCACCGTCTCCATCTTGGGCAGGCGGAATGGGAGCCCGGCAAGTCGGTAGTGGTCTTTCCTCCGAATAACGGTATTCCCGCATCCGGCTGCCTGATCTGTTTTGAAGTGGTCTTTCCTGACCTCGCTGCCGATATGACCCGGGGCGGTGCCAGGCTTCTGACTACCATCACCAATGACGGATGGTACGGCAACTCATCCGGTCCGTACCAGCACCTCGATCTGGCCCGCTTGCGCGCTATCGCCGTGCGCCGCAGCATTGTGCGTTCCGCCAATACTGGCATCAGTGCCTTGATTCTTCCCACGGGTGCGATGTCCAAAACCCTCGGATATAATCGCGCGGGCGAAATTCACGGCACGGTGCCTGAGCAGACCGAAATTACTCTGGCCGCGTGGCTCGCGCATATCTGGCTGCCGTTTTACGGCGCAATCCTTCTGCTTACCTTAGTGGTCCTGTGGATAAAAGTCCGGCACCCGCGCACGTCCCGTCCGGTTCTGTGA
- the ruvX gene encoding Holliday junction resolvase RuvX — MSRLLGLDWGEKRIGVAVTDDRGLFAVGYAVWPTAELFPRLAVTVREEEIGRIVVGYPLTLRGEVGPKAREVDRFIARLVAAGYDVCRWDERYTTQDASRNLSRLGISQRKQRGKIDMSAAILMLQAYLDSMHAEGKEHGGG, encoded by the coding sequence TTGTCCCGGCTCTTAGGCCTTGATTGGGGCGAGAAACGCATTGGGGTGGCGGTCACCGATGACCGCGGCCTCTTTGCCGTCGGCTATGCCGTATGGCCGACGGCGGAACTGTTCCCCCGACTGGCCGTTACCGTCAGGGAAGAGGAGATCGGCCGCATTGTGGTCGGCTATCCTCTGACGTTGCGCGGCGAGGTCGGACCCAAGGCTCGCGAAGTGGACCGCTTCATCGCCCGGCTTGTGGCGGCGGGCTACGATGTGTGCCGCTGGGACGAACGCTACACCACCCAGGACGCCAGCCGCAATCTCTCGCGGCTCGGCATTTCACAGCGAAAACAACGGGGCAAGATAGATATGTCTGCCGCTATTCTTATGCTGCAGGCCTATCTGGACTCTATGCACGCTGAAGGAAAGGAACACGGTGGCGGATAA
- the bamD gene encoding outer membrane protein assembly factor BamD produces MNKIRSAILHGFVLALIIAAVVLAGCGKQSSGEQVLGPEVAWQKAKDLFAREKYLKAQQVLKDITLNYPGAAIIDSVQFLLGRTHYEVGEYLTAADQFHKMVEQYPQSNLGGDAQYWEARCYYEQAPQYQLDQQYTTKAVQGFQRFLEEHAQHSLTDSAYKYLGFCRDKLAHKEYAAAKLYYDLGEFASAVLYTDVVLANYYDTSWAAPSQFLKGRSFYDLEDWGRAQKELQTYLDKFPGGQFALRAKEMLTVADKHLNTATRPTTQP; encoded by the coding sequence TTGAACAAAATCCGTTCGGCTATCCTGCATGGTTTCGTACTGGCCCTGATCATCGCGGCGGTCGTTCTCGCCGGATGCGGCAAGCAATCCTCCGGCGAACAGGTGCTGGGGCCGGAAGTCGCGTGGCAAAAAGCCAAGGATCTCTTCGCCCGCGAGAAATATCTCAAGGCTCAGCAGGTCCTCAAGGACATCACCCTGAACTATCCCGGCGCGGCGATTATCGACTCCGTGCAGTTTCTGCTGGGCCGCACCCATTACGAGGTAGGAGAATACCTCACTGCGGCCGACCAGTTCCACAAAATGGTGGAGCAGTATCCGCAAAGCAACCTCGGGGGTGACGCCCAGTATTGGGAAGCCCGCTGCTATTACGAGCAGGCTCCGCAGTATCAGCTTGATCAGCAGTACACCACCAAGGCCGTGCAGGGTTTTCAGCGGTTCCTCGAAGAGCACGCGCAGCACTCCCTGACCGACAGTGCCTACAAATATCTCGGGTTCTGCCGCGACAAGCTTGCCCACAAGGAATACGCGGCCGCCAAGCTCTACTACGATCTTGGCGAATTCGCCTCCGCCGTGCTTTATACTGACGTGGTGCTGGCCAACTACTACGATACGTCGTGGGCCGCTCCGTCGCAGTTCTTGAAAGGCCGCTCCTTCTATGATCTGGAGGATTGGGGCCGCGCACAGAAGGAATTGCAGACGTATCTGGACAAATTCCCCGGCGGGCAATTTGCTTTGCGCGCCAAGGAGATGCTGACCGTTGCGGATAAGCATCTGAACACGGCTACCCGCCCCACGACGCAGCCATGA
- the nadD gene encoding nicotinate (nicotinamide) nucleotide adenylyltransferase, producing MIKLGLFGGTFDPVHYGHLKTIDSARRELDLPRVLILPNPQPPHKLAYPLTPYVHRKEMLRLALQEFPALEMADFEEQAIGPAYTTDTVRRVIASLPPEEQRELWLIVGMDSMIELPRWKDPEALFRDANVAVLPRPGFDIGKVDPHYLARVRVLKTPMLSISATEIRERLHRGQSVAGLIADPVRNYIFAHQLYQ from the coding sequence ATGATCAAACTGGGGCTCTTCGGCGGGACCTTTGACCCCGTGCACTACGGCCATCTAAAGACCATCGACAGTGCGCGCCGCGAACTGGACCTGCCGCGAGTGCTTATCCTTCCTAATCCGCAGCCGCCGCACAAGCTCGCCTATCCGCTTACTCCGTATGTGCATCGCAAGGAGATGTTGCGGCTGGCGCTTCAGGAATTCCCCGCGCTGGAAATGGCGGACTTTGAGGAACAGGCCATTGGCCCTGCGTATACTACAGACACCGTGCGCCGTGTGATCGCCTCGCTGCCTCCCGAAGAACAACGCGAGTTGTGGCTGATTGTCGGCATGGACTCGATGATCGAACTGCCCCGCTGGAAAGATCCCGAAGCGCTCTTCCGGGATGCGAATGTGGCGGTGCTGCCGCGGCCGGGATTTGATATCGGCAAGGTGGATCCTCATTACCTCGCCCGCGTTCGTGTTCTGAAAACTCCCATGCTCAGCATTTCCGCCACTGAAATTCGCGAGCGCTTGCACCGTGGACAATCGGTCGCAGGACTGATAGCGGACCCGGTCCGCAACTACATTTTCGCTCACCAACTCTACCAATAG